A window of the Bacteroidales bacterium genome harbors these coding sequences:
- the ndk gene encoding nucleoside-diphosphate kinase, whose translation MEQTFAIIKPRAYEENLAGAILNMITSAGFRISGIKALKLNREQAENLYGIHNGKAFYSKLIEFITSGPVIVMALEKENAIEDFRDLIGTTNPEKAEAGTVRRLFGLDKTKNAIHAADSSENAQKEINLFFSTNELV comes from the coding sequence ATGGAACAAACATTTGCCATTATCAAACCGAGAGCTTATGAAGAAAATCTTGCAGGAGCCATACTTAACATGATCACTTCTGCCGGTTTCAGGATATCCGGTATTAAAGCGCTCAAGCTGAACCGGGAACAGGCAGAAAATCTCTATGGCATCCATAACGGTAAAGCGTTTTATTCCAAACTGATCGAATTCATTACCTCTGGCCCTGTTATTGTTATGGCACTGGAAAAGGAAAATGCCATTGAAGATTTCAGAGATCTGATAGGCACCACCAACCCGGAAAAAGCTGAAGCCGGAACGGTAAGGCGTCTTTTTGGTCTGGATAAAACCAAGAATGCCATACATGCAGCCGATTCATCTGAAAACGCCCAAAAGGAAATAAATCTCTTTTTTTCAACGAATGAGCTTGTATAA
- the fabG gene encoding 3-oxoacyl-[acyl-carrier-protein] reductase, which produces MKLVEGKTALITGAARGIGKAIALKFAENGANIAITDLEYNEKMEETIEQINQMGVNCKGYASDASDFKKTEDTVNEILKDFGQIDVLINNAGITQDTLLMRMTEDQWDAVIKVNLKSVFNFTKAVQRSMLKQKSGSIINMSSVVGISGNAGQSNYAASKAGIIGFTKSVAKELGSRNIRCNALAPGFIITEMTGKLSEEVKNEWANNIPLKRGGKPEDVANTALFLASDLSEYITGQVIHVCGGMNT; this is translated from the coding sequence ATGAAATTAGTTGAAGGAAAAACCGCATTAATTACAGGAGCTGCCAGAGGCATCGGAAAAGCAATTGCCCTGAAATTTGCTGAAAATGGTGCGAACATAGCCATCACCGATTTGGAGTATAATGAAAAAATGGAGGAAACCATAGAACAAATTAACCAGATGGGTGTTAATTGTAAAGGATATGCTTCGGATGCCAGCGATTTTAAAAAAACGGAGGATACCGTAAATGAAATTTTAAAAGATTTCGGGCAGATAGATGTGCTGATCAACAATGCTGGTATTACGCAGGATACGCTTTTGATGAGAATGACAGAGGATCAGTGGGATGCAGTGATAAAGGTGAACCTAAAATCGGTATTCAATTTTACAAAAGCAGTTCAGCGGAGCATGCTCAAACAAAAATCGGGATCGATTATCAACATGAGTTCTGTGGTTGGTATTAGCGGAAATGCCGGCCAGTCAAACTATGCGGCCTCAAAGGCCGGGATTATTGGTTTCACCAAGTCTGTAGCCAAAGAATTGGGATCCAGAAATATAAGATGCAACGCTTTGGCACCTGGTTTTATAATTACGGAGATGACCGGTAAATTGAGTGAGGAAGTGAAAAATGAATGGGCCAATAATATTCCCCTGAAAAGAGGCGGTAAACCCGAAGATGTTGCAAATACCGCTTTGTTCCTGGCTTCTGATCTTTCGGAGTATATCACTGGACAGGTCATTCACGTATGCGGCGGAATGAATACGTAA
- a CDS encoding FKBP-type peptidyl-prolyl cis-trans isomerase: MWGKKKYIIIIALSVLIIGGILVVSSYYHSYQKDEIPKSSVNKKNAGKRLEDVNKFLVQKDEERIRSFINRRDWNMQKTGSGLWYQIYQNETGSNVNEGDYVKLDYEIRLLDGTLCYTSDSTGAKIFRVGATEEVTGLHEGLKLLSQGDKARLIIPPHLAHGLMGDSERIPARAILVYDLTVQEVSKGKISP, from the coding sequence ATGTGGGGTAAAAAGAAATATATCATCATTATTGCTTTGTCAGTTCTTATTATAGGGGGTATCCTCGTTGTCAGTTCTTACTATCATTCCTATCAGAAGGATGAAATTCCGAAATCTTCCGTAAATAAAAAAAATGCCGGAAAGCGCCTGGAAGATGTAAACAAATTTCTGGTCCAAAAAGACGAGGAAAGAATACGGAGCTTTATCAATAGAAGAGACTGGAATATGCAAAAGACAGGTTCAGGGCTCTGGTATCAGATTTATCAAAACGAGACCGGTTCGAATGTCAATGAAGGGGATTATGTAAAGCTTGATTATGAGATCCGGTTGCTGGATGGCACGCTCTGTTATACTTCCGATTCTACCGGTGCAAAAATATTTCGTGTTGGAGCAACAGAGGAAGTGACAGGTCTCCATGAAGGATTGAAATTGCTTAGCCAGGGTGATAAGGCTCGGTTGATTATTCCACCACATTTAGCACACGGACTTATGGGGGATTCTGAAAGAATACCGGCCAGGGCTATACTGGTGTATGATTTAACCGTGCAGGAAGTTTCGAAGGGAAAAATTTCCCCATAG
- a CDS encoding tetratricopeptide repeat protein, producing MRKLVAIGISLMVFILFSCSPIREMNTDVLEPAGISFPEDVYSVGILMPEPEVTINTRTYDEIEATPGKELWTGITDIAAISPRFNVRALNLLEEYTDTIRKDTVEWSRVKRITDSIDVDALMVFHRIKFSDSLEREIVYDYDYEGFYFVYQIHSLVEWKIYEPTSQSIFNEHTYEEQFVWEALGGNEREAIRELVGINEAFSSAAYWSGNDIGHILFPYWIEESRFYYIRGNRYFRHAREEVENNNWQKAIDIWKKNFKLNSEDAAYRAAHNIAFACEMLGKIDLAIEWAEKALDIGYTKRTSDYLDKLQERKEKLEKIDQQMPI from the coding sequence ATGAGAAAACTTGTTGCAATTGGTATTTCCTTAATGGTTTTTATATTGTTCTCCTGTTCACCCATTCGTGAGATGAACACGGATGTTCTGGAGCCCGCTGGCATTTCTTTTCCGGAGGATGTGTATTCTGTGGGAATTCTTATGCCTGAACCTGAGGTAACGATCAATACCAGGACCTATGATGAAATTGAGGCTACTCCCGGTAAGGAATTGTGGACAGGGATTACAGATATTGCAGCAATATCTCCCCGATTCAATGTAAGGGCTTTGAATCTTTTGGAGGAATATACCGATACCATCAGGAAAGATACAGTGGAATGGAGCCGGGTCAAACGAATTACGGACAGTATAGATGTGGATGCACTGATGGTATTTCACCGGATAAAATTCAGTGACAGCCTGGAACGGGAGATAGTATACGATTATGACTATGAAGGTTTTTATTTTGTATATCAAATTCATTCTCTTGTAGAATGGAAAATTTACGAACCCACCTCTCAATCGATCTTCAATGAACACACTTATGAAGAGCAATTTGTATGGGAAGCACTCGGAGGTAATGAAAGAGAGGCAATTAGAGAACTTGTGGGTATCAATGAAGCCTTTTCATCGGCTGCTTATTGGTCGGGAAATGATATAGGCCATATATTGTTCCCTTATTGGATAGAGGAATCAAGATTCTATTATATCCGCGGCAACAGATATTTTCGTCATGCAAGAGAAGAGGTGGAAAATAACAACTGGCAAAAAGCCATCGATATATGGAAAAAAAATTTCAAGCTGAACAGTGAAGATGCTGCCTACCGAGCTGCCCATAATATTGCCTTTGCTTGCGAAATGCTTGGAAAAATTGATCTGGCCATTGAATGGGCTGAAAAGGCATTGGATATTGGATATACCAAAAGAACCAGTGATTACCTGGATAAACTTCAGGAAAGAAAAGAGAAACTCGAAAAGATTGATCAACAGATGCCCATCTGA
- a CDS encoding bifunctional oligoribonuclease/PAP phosphatase NrnA, which yields MKKINTSSFISIRNYLANVQDVLIVSHFNPDGDAIGSSLALYHYLYASGYQVNVIVPNDYPDFLYWLPGNEQIIVDTRNHKQALEKISNAELIIFLDFNVLDRTQQLEENLKNSATPKILVDHHPNPEDFADIVVSTTQVSSTAELIYELLVALGGKKAINKTVASCLYTGIMTDTGSFSYNSSLPETYYVVSKLIETGIDKDKIYWRVYDKYSIDRMRFLGYCLYQKLRVFPEFGAAYISISLDELKQFNYKTGDTEGFVNYPLSIKGIMFSVIFIEREDHIKISFRSKGDFQANTFAAQHFNGGGHKNAAGGYSEFPLDETLEKFENLLPDYKKQLLENHIHNVG from the coding sequence GTGAAAAAAATCAATACATCCTCATTTATTTCAATACGAAATTACTTGGCAAATGTTCAGGATGTTCTTATAGTATCTCATTTTAATCCTGATGGTGACGCCATTGGCTCTTCACTTGCCCTTTACCATTATCTGTATGCCTCAGGATATCAGGTGAATGTAATAGTGCCGAATGATTATCCGGATTTTCTCTACTGGTTGCCGGGAAATGAGCAAATCATTGTAGACACCAGGAATCATAAACAAGCCCTTGAGAAGATTTCAAATGCCGAACTGATTATATTTCTGGATTTCAACGTTCTGGATAGAACGCAGCAACTGGAAGAAAATTTAAAAAATTCAGCTACTCCCAAAATATTGGTGGATCACCATCCAAATCCGGAAGATTTTGCCGATATTGTTGTAAGCACCACCCAGGTAAGTTCTACCGCCGAATTAATTTATGAGTTGCTGGTCGCTCTTGGCGGAAAAAAGGCCATCAATAAAACCGTTGCTTCATGTCTTTATACAGGTATTATGACGGATACCGGATCGTTCAGTTATAACAGCTCCCTCCCGGAAACATATTATGTGGTTTCCAAACTTATAGAAACCGGCATTGACAAGGATAAAATTTACTGGAGGGTTTACGATAAATACTCCATTGACAGAATGAGGTTTCTGGGATATTGTCTTTATCAAAAACTGAGGGTTTTCCCGGAATTTGGGGCCGCCTATATTAGCATCTCTTTGGATGAGCTCAAACAATTTAATTACAAAACAGGCGATACGGAAGGATTTGTAAATTATCCGCTGTCCATTAAGGGGATCATGTTTTCAGTTATATTTATTGAACGGGAGGATCATATAAAGATTTCCTTTCGATCGAAGGGTGATTTTCAAGCCAATACTTTTGCAGCCCAACATTTCAACGGCGGCGGGCATAAGAATGCTGCAGGTGGATATTCCGAATTTCCCCTGGATGAAACCCTCGAAAAGTTTGAAAACCTCCTGCCTGATTATAAAAAACAGTTGCTGGAAAATCATATTCACAATGTGGGGTAA
- a CDS encoding M48 family metallopeptidase, with the protein MSTPEILFYVIIGILLADFILERILEHLNAKNISLKLPEELKGIYNEEQYRKSQQYELDNQKMRLITSTFNLIIILLFLFFDGFAFVDQLARSITSNSILIPIVFFGILMFALDIINTPFSVYDTFVIEQKYGFNTMTVKTFITDKLKGWLLSAILGGGLLALVVWFYHVTQDMFWIYTWILITLFSVFMMMFYTQWILPLFNKLSRLEEGELKSSIFSFSRQAGFNLKDIFVMDGSKRSTKANAFFSGLGRKKKIILFDTLIDELKSNEIVSVLAHEIGHYKKKHTLANLVLSVIQTGITLYILSLFIDNPVLSRALGVSQPGFHIGLIAFGLLYSPISRVLGIGMNYLSRRFEYQADAFASDYGFSNYLIGALKKLSVKNLSNLTPHPIYVFVNYSHPPLLDRLRFLKSSSKQTAEA; encoded by the coding sequence ATGAGTACGCCGGAAATTCTCTTTTATGTAATTATTGGTATTCTTCTAGCCGATTTTATTCTGGAACGAATCCTGGAACATCTGAATGCCAAAAACATAAGTCTCAAACTGCCTGAAGAATTAAAAGGCATATACAACGAAGAACAATACAGGAAATCTCAACAGTATGAGCTGGACAATCAGAAAATGCGTCTGATAACAAGCACCTTCAACCTGATTATCATCCTGTTGTTCCTTTTTTTCGATGGTTTTGCATTTGTTGACCAACTGGCCAGAAGCATCACCTCCAACTCCATTCTGATCCCCATTGTATTTTTCGGAATACTGATGTTTGCGCTTGATATCATCAATACTCCTTTTTCGGTTTATGATACGTTTGTCATTGAACAAAAGTACGGCTTCAACACAATGACTGTTAAAACCTTCATAACCGATAAGCTGAAGGGATGGTTGCTGTCGGCAATCCTGGGAGGTGGTCTGCTTGCCCTTGTGGTTTGGTTTTATCATGTTACACAAGATATGTTCTGGATTTATACCTGGATCCTGATCACCTTGTTTAGCGTGTTTATGATGATGTTTTATACTCAGTGGATTCTTCCGCTTTTTAACAAGCTTTCCAGGCTTGAAGAAGGTGAGCTGAAATCAAGCATTTTTAGCTTCAGCAGACAGGCAGGCTTCAATCTGAAGGACATATTTGTCATGGATGGCTCTAAGCGCTCCACCAAGGCCAATGCATTTTTCAGCGGACTGGGCCGGAAGAAGAAGATCATTCTGTTTGATACACTGATTGATGAGCTGAAAAGCAATGAAATTGTTTCTGTTTTGGCTCATGAAATCGGACATTATAAAAAGAAACATACCCTGGCCAACCTGGTCCTTTCTGTGATTCAAACCGGGATTACCTTGTATATTCTGTCATTATTCATTGATAATCCGGTTTTGTCCCGCGCTTTGGGAGTAAGCCAGCCCGGTTTTCATATTGGCCTGATTGCATTTGGCCTTTTATACAGCCCAATTTCCAGGGTGCTGGGCATTGGTATGAATTACCTGTCGAGAAGATTTGAATACCAAGCCGATGCGTTTGCCAGTGACTATGGTTTTAGTAATTATTTAATTGGAGCCCTTAAGAAGCTATCAGTTAAAAATTTAAGCAATCTAACCCCTCATCCCATCTATGTTTTTGTCAATTATTCCCATCCACCTTTGCTTGATCGCTTAAGGTTTTTGAAATCTTCTTCAAAACAGACTGCTGAAGCATGA
- a CDS encoding FKBP-type peptidyl-prolyl cis-trans isomerase produces the protein MNKILIPFALLNIIIFSSCSNETKYPGYSKTESGVYYKLHSFGSNEKQVKSGDYITADFSYQTMEDSTFFEGRRTVKIARPKYKGSVDECIMMLSKGEKATFIIPAYPFFNKTLETSLPDFLQEEDSMKITVNLMDVQREEEFIREKEAFLKWIEDFGDYEKEMLQHFLEEKELNENRTKSGIYHITLEEGNGPGVEKGDTVLVHYEGKFLNGKFFDSTKQRKKPFEFVYGQEMQVIKGMEEVIGRMREGERALAIMKSDVAFGKTGSSTGIVPPYTSVIYEITLLDVRKAV, from the coding sequence ATGAATAAGATTCTCATCCCGTTTGCTTTATTAAATATTATCATTTTTTCTTCCTGCAGTAATGAAACAAAATATCCGGGTTATTCCAAAACCGAAAGCGGCGTTTACTACAAACTTCATTCCTTTGGATCAAACGAAAAACAAGTTAAGAGCGGAGATTACATTACTGCCGATTTCAGTTATCAAACCATGGAAGATTCCACTTTCTTCGAAGGAAGGAGGACGGTTAAGATAGCCCGCCCCAAGTATAAAGGCTCTGTTGATGAGTGTATAATGATGCTCTCAAAAGGAGAAAAAGCTACTTTTATTATCCCGGCGTATCCCTTTTTCAATAAAACACTGGAAACCTCCCTTCCTGATTTTCTCCAAGAAGAGGATAGCATGAAAATTACCGTAAACCTTATGGATGTGCAGCGTGAAGAAGAATTTATCAGAGAAAAGGAAGCATTCCTAAAATGGATAGAAGATTTTGGAGATTATGAAAAAGAAATGCTTCAACATTTTCTGGAAGAAAAAGAGCTTAATGAAAATCGAACAAAATCAGGTATTTATCACATAACACTTGAAGAAGGAAATGGGCCTGGAGTAGAAAAAGGTGACACCGTATTGGTACATTATGAAGGAAAATTTTTAAACGGGAAATTTTTTGACTCAACCAAACAAAGAAAAAAACCGTTTGAATTTGTCTATGGTCAAGAAATGCAGGTTATAAAAGGTATGGAGGAAGTAATTGGTAGAATGCGTGAAGGAGAAAGGGCCCTTGCTATAATGAAATCAGATGTTGCCTTTGGAAAAACAGGATCTTCCACCGGTATCGTGCCTCCCTATACATCAGTAATCTACGAAATTACCCTGTTGGATGTAAGAAAAGCAGTTTGA